A single Paenibacillus sp. FSL R5-0517 DNA region contains:
- the nirB gene encoding nitrite reductase large subunit NirB, with translation MSRSKLVIIGNGMAGMKCVEEIIALEPDTYEIVIYGNEPRPNYNRIMLSKVLQGEHSLQDIIINDWGWYAEHQIRLCTGETVHRIDTRGKYIETESGLRETYDVLILATGSSPFIPPIPGVDKERVMSFRTIDDCMRMSDYSREFRKAAVIGGGLLGLEAARGLLHLGMEAVVIHNAPYIMNRQLDQKAAAMLQGQLEDQGMSFLLSKNTQKITGRSQAQGLLFTDGSKLEAQVIIVAVGIRPNVDLARRSGIATNRAIVVDDYMRTNVPDIYAVGECAEHRGISYGLVAPLYEQGKVLARTLCGRETHEYKGSIPYSQLKVSGVDVFSAGEISGEGVQTAIQHLDGIQGTYKKVLMQAGKVRGAILFGDTTEGTSLLGLVQRGADVAELAPREGAPDPAEMAAAALPVQETVCACNNVTKAAIMKAIQEQGLETADQVKEQTKASGSCGGCRPMVAALLKHTHNLKNNGGTGVEATPDKPAPMSVCSCTALGHAELKEMLADIVVPNTDLPLILQKLGWGSKLGCAVCRPVIHYYLQVSGGTIVAREIEGHSEVQVRWDNHIPSSSYARDVSRLAAQLRASWIGAVMPSSVNIGVAPGPGSLVSVLVQDIGLLASPAGWEIYAGGHAEHPVKEGELLGVAETEMQAATLASACLQWYRQTAWYDEPLWAWTERMGFMTIRETLLDDQLQKELVAIHHYERDVASASPMKQFLESPAVQGTV, from the coding sequence ATGAGCAGAAGCAAACTGGTGATTATCGGGAATGGCATGGCAGGAATGAAGTGTGTTGAAGAGATCATCGCACTGGAGCCTGATACGTATGAGATTGTAATCTACGGCAATGAACCCCGTCCCAATTACAATCGGATCATGTTATCAAAAGTATTGCAGGGGGAGCATTCGCTACAGGATATCATAATCAATGACTGGGGCTGGTATGCCGAGCATCAAATCCGGCTATGCACAGGTGAGACGGTACACCGAATTGATACCCGAGGGAAATATATAGAGACTGAATCCGGCCTAAGAGAAACATATGATGTCTTGATTCTGGCGACAGGGTCTTCACCGTTTATTCCACCGATTCCAGGAGTGGATAAAGAACGGGTCATGTCCTTCCGAACCATTGATGATTGTATGCGTATGTCCGACTATTCCAGAGAATTTCGCAAGGCCGCCGTTATTGGGGGTGGATTGCTTGGACTGGAGGCTGCACGTGGGTTGCTGCATCTGGGGATGGAAGCTGTGGTGATTCATAATGCACCTTACATTATGAACCGACAGTTGGATCAAAAAGCAGCTGCGATGCTTCAGGGGCAGCTTGAAGACCAGGGTATGTCCTTTCTTTTGTCCAAAAACACGCAGAAAATTACCGGACGATCACAGGCGCAGGGGTTGCTGTTCACAGATGGTTCCAAGCTTGAAGCTCAGGTTATCATTGTCGCTGTAGGCATTCGGCCAAATGTGGATCTCGCCAGACGAAGTGGAATTGCTACAAATCGGGCAATTGTGGTAGATGACTATATGCGCACCAATGTACCGGATATATATGCAGTTGGGGAATGTGCCGAACATCGGGGAATCAGTTATGGTCTGGTGGCCCCCTTATACGAACAGGGGAAGGTGCTTGCACGTACGCTCTGTGGACGGGAAACGCATGAATACAAAGGATCGATTCCCTACTCACAGTTGAAGGTATCGGGAGTTGATGTTTTCTCAGCCGGCGAGATTAGTGGTGAAGGTGTACAGACCGCAATTCAACATCTGGATGGCATTCAAGGCACATACAAAAAGGTACTGATGCAGGCTGGAAAAGTGCGAGGAGCCATCTTATTTGGAGATACAACCGAAGGAACGTCGTTGCTTGGACTTGTGCAACGAGGTGCGGATGTAGCGGAATTGGCTCCGCGTGAAGGGGCCCCAGACCCGGCTGAGATGGCTGCTGCGGCATTACCAGTTCAGGAGACCGTATGTGCCTGTAACAATGTGACCAAGGCTGCCATTATGAAGGCGATTCAGGAACAGGGCCTCGAGACGGCAGATCAGGTGAAGGAACAGACGAAGGCTTCTGGTTCATGTGGTGGCTGTCGCCCGATGGTGGCTGCACTGTTGAAACATACGCATAACCTGAAAAATAACGGGGGTACTGGGGTGGAAGCCACACCAGATAAACCTGCTCCAATGTCTGTATGCAGTTGTACGGCGCTTGGGCATGCAGAACTGAAGGAAATGCTGGCTGACATCGTTGTTCCGAATACAGATCTACCTTTGATCTTGCAGAAGTTGGGTTGGGGTTCGAAGCTTGGCTGTGCTGTATGTCGTCCAGTGATCCACTATTACTTGCAAGTATCCGGTGGAACGATAGTTGCACGAGAGATCGAAGGGCACTCAGAGGTCCAGGTACGCTGGGATAATCATATCCCGTCGTCATCCTATGCCAGAGATGTCAGTAGGTTGGCTGCGCAGCTTCGTGCCAGTTGGATCGGTGCAGTGATGCCGTCATCCGTGAATATTGGGGTTGCACCAGGGCCGGGGTCATTAGTGAGCGTACTGGTTCAGGATATTGGTTTGCTGGCTTCACCAGCTGGATGGGAGATCTATGCAGGTGGTCATGCAGAGCATCCGGTGAAGGAAGGTGAGTTGCTTGGGGTGGCTGAGACAGAGATGCAAGCGGCTACGCTTGCATCAGCCTGCCTTCAATGGTATCGCCAAACCGCTTGGTATGATGAGCCTTTATGGGCATGGACCGAGCGAATGGGATTCATGACGATCCGGGAAACGCTGCTGGATGACCAACTACAGAAGGAACTTGTTGCGATTCATCATTATGAGCGGGATGTGGCTTCAGCATCCCCGATGAAGCAATTTCTTGAATCTCCCGCGGTGCAGGGCACCGTCTGA
- a CDS encoding molybdopterin oxidoreductase family protein, with product MELSITSEMAVSKLYVKETQCPYCSVQCKMTVEELAAPVAGQSRAEYTVQGVPNEASQGRLCVKGMNAHQHALSGQRLMHPLIRRNGELEPCSWEEAIQTIAQRFQNLKDSYGADTVGVYGGGSLTNESAYLLGKFARVALGTKYIDYNGRFCMSAAASAGSKVFGMDRGLTFRLSDIPKAGCIILAGTNIAECQPTLLPYFNQAKENGAFLIVIDPRKTATAAIADLHLQVKPGMDALLADSMLKVIMDAGLVDPHFIGERTHGYEQLIQGLADLQLEQSALACGVDLALIRQAALAYGEAETGMIMTARGVEQQTDGHMAVRHFLNLVLATGKIGREGCGYGAITGQGNGQGGREHGQKADQLPGYRSIENEADRAYVASIWGVDPASLPGKGVSAYEMMEKVHDQEIRALLVMGSNPVVSNPNVRLVEEGLRKLDFLIVADMFLSETARMADLVLPVTSYMENEGTLTNLEGRVLLREQGRPAPGETLDDWEILCRIAAQLGKVSYFEYDTAEDIFNELRLASRGGVADYYGITYERLRNEKGVYWPCSSLEEQGEGLLFGDRFAHPDGKAAFTCESSLGWNDISPEFPLILTNGRVLPHYLTGVQTHRSPALAARELENFVELHPVTAARHRIHDGEWVEIQSEYGSFTVRSRIKDSIREDTLFVPMHWGGVQNVNRATRPELDPFCRMPGFKTAAVTIRPLRLAK from the coding sequence ATGGAATTATCGATAACTTCGGAAATGGCGGTATCCAAGCTGTATGTAAAAGAAACACAGTGTCCATATTGCAGTGTGCAATGCAAGATGACAGTTGAAGAGCTGGCCGCACCTGTTGCAGGTCAGAGCCGAGCGGAATATACGGTCCAAGGCGTTCCGAATGAAGCTTCTCAGGGCAGACTGTGTGTGAAGGGTATGAATGCTCATCAGCATGCGCTCAGTGGTCAACGATTAATGCACCCGCTGATTCGTCGTAATGGTGAGCTTGAACCCTGTTCCTGGGAAGAGGCCATTCAGACCATCGCACAGCGGTTTCAGAACTTGAAAGATTCATACGGAGCAGATACGGTTGGAGTATACGGAGGCGGATCTTTAACAAATGAGTCAGCCTATCTGCTCGGCAAGTTCGCCAGGGTTGCTTTGGGGACGAAATATATCGACTATAATGGACGATTCTGTATGTCAGCTGCCGCTTCGGCCGGAAGTAAAGTATTTGGGATGGACCGAGGACTGACGTTCCGCCTGTCCGATATACCGAAAGCGGGCTGTATTATACTTGCCGGAACCAATATCGCAGAATGCCAACCTACACTCTTGCCATACTTTAATCAGGCGAAGGAGAATGGGGCCTTTCTCATCGTTATTGATCCCCGCAAGACGGCAACCGCTGCCATTGCCGACCTTCATTTGCAGGTGAAGCCTGGCATGGATGCACTGCTGGCAGATAGTATGTTGAAGGTGATTATGGATGCCGGATTGGTGGACCCTCATTTTATAGGAGAACGAACGCATGGATACGAGCAATTGATACAAGGGTTGGCTGATCTGCAACTCGAACAGTCGGCACTAGCATGTGGAGTCGATCTGGCCCTGATTCGTCAGGCTGCACTGGCCTATGGTGAGGCAGAGACAGGCATGATCATGACAGCACGTGGTGTGGAGCAACAGACGGATGGGCATATGGCCGTCAGGCATTTTCTCAACCTGGTGTTAGCGACTGGCAAAATTGGCCGAGAAGGCTGTGGATATGGTGCGATCACAGGTCAGGGGAACGGGCAGGGCGGACGGGAGCATGGGCAGAAGGCTGACCAGCTGCCGGGCTATCGATCGATTGAAAATGAAGCTGATCGTGCCTATGTGGCATCGATCTGGGGCGTGGACCCTGCAAGTTTACCGGGTAAAGGAGTCTCGGCCTACGAGATGATGGAGAAAGTTCATGACCAGGAGATTCGGGCTTTGCTTGTGATGGGCTCCAATCCGGTTGTATCCAATCCTAATGTGCGTTTGGTGGAGGAAGGTTTGCGTAAGCTGGATTTTCTAATCGTGGCAGATATGTTTCTGTCCGAGACTGCACGAATGGCGGATCTGGTTCTTCCCGTTACCTCTTATATGGAGAATGAAGGTACACTGACCAATCTGGAGGGGCGTGTTCTGCTCCGGGAACAGGGGAGGCCTGCGCCAGGCGAAACGCTCGATGATTGGGAGATATTATGCCGGATTGCCGCGCAATTGGGTAAAGTTTCTTACTTTGAATATGACACTGCTGAGGATATCTTTAATGAGCTTCGGTTGGCGAGCCGTGGTGGAGTGGCTGATTACTATGGCATTACCTATGAGCGTTTGCGTAACGAGAAAGGGGTATACTGGCCGTGTTCTTCCCTTGAAGAGCAAGGAGAAGGCCTGTTATTCGGTGATCGATTCGCACATCCCGATGGCAAAGCGGCATTCACATGTGAGTCAAGCCTGGGGTGGAATGATATATCACCGGAATTCCCCTTAATTCTTACCAACGGACGTGTGCTCCCTCATTATCTTACAGGGGTGCAGACGCATCGCAGTCCGGCACTTGCAGCTCGTGAATTGGAGAACTTCGTTGAGCTTCATCCGGTTACCGCTGCCCGTCATCGTATTCACGATGGAGAGTGGGTAGAGATACAATCGGAGTACGGAAGTTTCACGGTTCGTTCGCGCATCAAGGATTCCATTCGGGAGGATACCTTGTTTGTGCCGATGCATTGGGGTGGTGTTCAAAATGTGAATCGGGCAACCCGACCGGAACTGGACCCGTTCTGCCGTATGCCCGGATTCAAGACGGCGGCAGTAACCATTCGACCATTGCGATTAGCCAAATAA
- a CDS encoding AraC family transcriptional regulator, whose product MLSKTEQGTAIIEQQQELARLISRFAHDDGIHLTAIPSLALIRASQVSEPIHTVHEPALCIVAQGSKLVILGQESYTYDSSQYLVASINLPISGQVVQATTEHPYLCLRLDFDSGQVFDLVQDSPSAHTKSNNSTRRGLFVSSNKPPLLEAVIRLVRLLDTPEDIPALAPLMTREILYRLIQDEHGHSIRQFAVQNSHAQHIAQVIEVIHSEYAHPLRIEQLASMINMSTSSLHYHFKAVTAMSPLQYQKQIRLQEARRMLLAGSTDAADAAFQVGYESPSQFSREYARMYGLPPKSDIKRLRHTLQIEG is encoded by the coding sequence ATGCTATCCAAAACGGAACAGGGTACAGCTATTATTGAGCAGCAACAGGAATTGGCCCGCTTAATCAGTCGTTTCGCCCACGATGACGGGATTCATCTAACAGCAATTCCTTCGCTTGCTTTGATCCGTGCTTCCCAGGTTTCAGAGCCCATTCATACCGTGCACGAACCCGCCTTGTGCATTGTGGCCCAAGGTTCCAAACTGGTTATTCTCGGACAAGAGAGCTATACCTATGACTCTTCACAGTATCTGGTCGCTTCCATAAACTTGCCTATTTCAGGACAAGTGGTACAGGCAACGACAGAACACCCTTATCTCTGCTTACGACTTGATTTTGATTCGGGGCAGGTTTTTGATCTTGTTCAAGATTCTCCTTCCGCACACACCAAATCCAACAACTCAACACGTCGTGGGTTGTTTGTAAGCTCAAACAAACCTCCGCTTCTGGAAGCCGTAATCCGATTGGTCAGATTGCTGGATACACCTGAAGATATACCTGCACTTGCACCTCTTATGACTCGTGAGATTCTATATCGCCTGATTCAGGATGAACACGGACATTCCATCAGGCAGTTTGCAGTCCAAAACAGTCATGCACAGCATATCGCCCAAGTCATTGAAGTCATTCACTCCGAATACGCCCATCCACTGCGAATCGAGCAATTGGCTTCCATGATTAACATGAGTACGTCCTCATTGCATTATCATTTCAAAGCCGTTACCGCCATGAGCCCACTGCAATATCAAAAACAGATTCGATTGCAGGAGGCCCGGCGAATGTTACTTGCAGGTTCAACCGATGCGGCCGATGCGGCATTCCAGGTTGGGTACGAGAGTCCTTCCCAGTTCAGTCGGGAGTACGCCCGCATGTATGGCCTTCCTCCTAAAAGTGATATCAAGCGCCTTCGCCATACACTCCAGATCGAGGGCTAA
- a CDS encoding Atu4866 domain-containing protein: MAGNRSEDRPELEHPYVGMWVTKDGYIRHELLPSGRYDESRGDRQSAYQGRYVVEGDHIEYVDDTGFTADGDFKEGVLYHAGMVLYREDAQSNT, from the coding sequence ATGGCAGGTAATAGATCAGAAGACAGACCAGAATTGGAGCACCCGTATGTAGGAATGTGGGTGACGAAGGACGGGTACATCCGACATGAACTGCTTCCTTCCGGTCGTTATGACGAATCACGGGGAGATAGGCAAAGTGCGTACCAAGGTCGATATGTAGTCGAAGGAGATCATATTGAATATGTGGATGATACTGGCTTTACTGCGGATGGAGACTTTAAGGAAGGCGTGCTTTATCATGCAGGCATGGTTCTGTACAGAGAAGATGCACAATCAAATACCTAA
- a CDS encoding SDR family oxidoreductase produces the protein MFNVKGKVVVITGASSGIGEATARLLAEQGAHVVIGARRVDRLEVLASAIRSEGGSVEYHALDVTQLEDMQTIVELALSRYGRLDVIVNNAGVMPLSTLEALKVDEWNRMIDVNIRGVLHGIAAGLPVMKEQGFGQFVNIASIGAYAVTPTAAVYCATKYAVRAISEGLRQEVGSDIRVTLVSPGVTESELAESISDHGAREFMKDYRSISIPATAIAQSILYAINQPAEVDVNEIVVRPTASLV, from the coding sequence ATGTTTAATGTAAAAGGGAAAGTCGTTGTAATCACGGGTGCAAGCAGCGGAATTGGGGAGGCAACAGCGCGTCTGTTAGCAGAGCAGGGAGCACATGTTGTTATTGGTGCAAGACGAGTGGATCGCCTAGAGGTGCTGGCTTCCGCCATTCGCTCGGAAGGTGGTTCAGTAGAATATCATGCCCTTGATGTTACACAGCTGGAAGACATGCAAACGATCGTAGAGCTTGCGCTCAGTCGTTATGGACGTTTGGATGTGATAGTTAATAATGCCGGGGTCATGCCACTATCAACCCTTGAAGCACTAAAAGTGGACGAGTGGAATCGTATGATTGATGTTAATATTCGGGGTGTTCTACACGGTATTGCAGCTGGGCTGCCCGTTATGAAAGAACAGGGTTTCGGGCAGTTTGTTAATATCGCTTCCATTGGAGCTTATGCCGTGACACCAACAGCCGCAGTATATTGTGCAACCAAGTACGCTGTCCGGGCGATCTCGGAGGGTCTGCGACAGGAGGTAGGCTCAGATATCCGCGTGACCCTTGTATCGCCAGGTGTGACTGAATCCGAACTTGCCGAATCCATCTCTGATCATGGAGCACGGGAGTTTATGAAAGATTATCGGAGCATATCCATTCCAGCTACGGCTATCGCTCAAAGCATACTATATGCGATCAACCAGCCGGCTGAGGTGGATGTGAATGAAATTGTGGTAAGACCCACTGCAAGCTTAGTTTAA